In the bacterium genome, one interval contains:
- a CDS encoding ABC transporter substrate-binding protein, producing the protein MQAKKKTRIRARRSIELALGVILVAAAPVWASAVETAAARAVMEETVSEVLAVLRAPDLETPERRTQLEAIARDRFDFETMSKLVLRRSWRKFSPEQRVEFVHAFTDHLATSYGSRVERYNEQDVQITGDRTEPRGDVTILTIILGGGADDISMDYRLRAQEGIWRVIDVKIEGISLISSFRSQFKEVLSQSGPDEVLRRLRQKTATLENSDA; encoded by the coding sequence ATGCAGGCGAAGAAGAAGACACGGATTCGGGCGCGTCGCTCGATTGAGCTCGCGCTGGGGGTGATCCTGGTAGCGGCGGCCCCGGTGTGGGCTTCGGCGGTCGAAACCGCCGCCGCGCGGGCCGTGATGGAAGAGACCGTGAGCGAGGTGCTCGCCGTTCTTCGGGCGCCCGACCTGGAAACACCGGAACGGCGGACGCAGCTCGAGGCCATCGCGCGAGATCGTTTCGATTTCGAGACGATGTCCAAGCTCGTCCTGCGCCGATCCTGGAGGAAGTTTTCACCCGAGCAGCGGGTCGAATTCGTGCATGCCTTCACGGACCATCTGGCGACGAGCTATGGCAGCCGCGTCGAACGCTACAACGAGCAGGATGTCCAGATCACGGGAGATCGCACCGAGCCGCGAGGCGACGTCACGATTCTCACGATCATTCTCGGTGGCGGTGCCGATGACATCTCGATGGACTATCGGCTGCGAGCCCAGGAGGGCATCTGGCGGGTGATCGACGTGAAGATCGAGGGCATCAGCCTGATCTCGAGCTTCCGCTCCCAGTTCAAGGAAGTCCTCTCCCAGAGCGGGCCCGACGAAGTCCTGCGGCGGCTCAGGCAAAAGACGGCCACCCTCGAGAATTCAGACGCCTGA
- a CDS encoding putative C-S lyase, with protein MSGLPRSGTSLLMQMLAASGMPVLADGSRVPDANNRYGYLEHRRVRALAHDAEAQAWLRANGPGHAVKVISALLPHLPQAPGLHYQVLLAERDPAAVVTSQDAMLTRLGEESGGLDPQRLAEVLAAQQAEARACLEERGDCDWCSISFESLLAAPADAAARIADFLGDGRDEVAMESVVRPGGLEHGDRYTPPMADSRFDDLDMETLRRRSGEKWRTYPADVLPLWVADMDFPVAEPIRQRLQECLDVGDLGYPMHPAPTGLPEAFAERAAQRWGWQVEPGQVELLTEVVQAMYVTLEQFSAPGDGVIVQTPIYAPFLGVVKELGRRLEENPLSLGESGYVVDLEGLAACAARSKMLLLCNPHNPSGRVFRREELQGIAEIAAAHDLVVVSDEIHSDLVYPGCTHIPFAAISDDAASRTITLTSASKAFNIAGLRLALAVFGSDELRERFLGFPRHFRGGLGSLGIQATLTAWQEGEPWLGELLAYLESNRDFVAETIRRELPEVRFFRPEATYLAWLDFRAMNLSPSPYRHFLEKGKVALSDGSVFGPPGKGFARINFATSRPILTAALERIIDSVRS; from the coding sequence GTGAGCGGCCTTCCGCGATCCGGAACCTCCCTGTTGATGCAGATGTTGGCCGCATCAGGGATGCCCGTACTGGCGGATGGGTCGCGGGTGCCGGACGCCAACAATCGTTACGGGTATCTCGAACATCGACGGGTGCGTGCCCTCGCCCACGACGCCGAAGCCCAGGCGTGGCTTCGAGCAAACGGCCCCGGTCATGCCGTCAAGGTAATTTCGGCACTCTTGCCACACCTCCCCCAGGCGCCTGGCCTCCACTACCAGGTGCTGCTGGCCGAGCGGGATCCGGCCGCGGTCGTGACCTCCCAGGATGCCATGCTCACCCGGCTCGGAGAGGAGAGCGGAGGTCTCGACCCGCAGCGCCTGGCCGAGGTGCTGGCCGCTCAACAAGCGGAAGCCCGAGCATGCCTCGAAGAGCGCGGCGATTGCGACTGGTGTTCGATCTCTTTCGAGTCCCTGCTTGCGGCTCCCGCCGATGCAGCAGCACGTATCGCGGATTTCCTGGGCGATGGCCGGGACGAAGTGGCGATGGAATCCGTGGTCCGTCCGGGCGGGTTGGAGCATGGCGATCGTTACACTCCCCCGATGGCCGACTCCCGCTTTGATGATCTGGACATGGAGACCCTGCGTCGCCGCAGTGGCGAGAAGTGGCGTACCTATCCGGCGGATGTTCTCCCCCTGTGGGTGGCGGACATGGATTTCCCGGTCGCCGAGCCCATTCGCCAGCGCCTGCAGGAATGTCTGGATGTGGGAGACCTTGGCTATCCGATGCATCCAGCACCGACGGGTCTTCCCGAGGCCTTCGCCGAGCGGGCCGCCCAGCGTTGGGGTTGGCAGGTCGAACCGGGACAGGTCGAGTTGTTGACCGAAGTGGTCCAGGCCATGTACGTGACCCTCGAGCAGTTCAGCGCGCCGGGCGATGGCGTGATCGTTCAGACGCCCATCTACGCGCCCTTTCTCGGGGTCGTCAAGGAACTCGGTCGCCGACTCGAGGAGAACCCGCTCTCCCTCGGTGAATCCGGCTACGTCGTGGATCTCGAGGGCCTCGCCGCCTGTGCCGCGCGCTCGAAGATGCTGCTGCTCTGCAATCCCCACAACCCGAGTGGACGCGTCTTCCGACGAGAGGAACTCCAGGGAATTGCCGAGATCGCCGCGGCCCATGACCTCGTCGTGGTCAGTGACGAAATCCATTCCGATCTCGTCTATCCGGGCTGCACGCACATCCCGTTCGCGGCGATCTCAGACGACGCAGCCAGCCGGACGATCACGCTGACCTCTGCGTCGAAGGCATTCAACATTGCAGGCCTGCGCCTCGCGCTGGCGGTATTCGGTAGCGACGAGCTAAGAGAGCGCTTTCTCGGTTTCCCGCGTCACTTCCGCGGAGGCCTCGGCAGCCTCGGTATCCAGGCGACGCTCACGGCATGGCAGGAAGGCGAGCCGTGGTTGGGCGAATTGCTTGCCTACTTGGAATCGAATCGGGATTTCGTCGCCGAAACCATCCGCCGGGAACTCCCCGAGGTACGGTTCTTCCGCCCGGAGGCGACTTATCTGGCATGGCTCGATTTCCGGGCAATGAATCTCTCGCCGTCCCCCTACCGCCACTTCCTCGAGAAGGGAAAGGTGGCGCTCTCGGACGGCAGCGTTTTCGGCCCCCCGGGCAAAGGCTTCGCGCGAATCAACTTCGCAACCTCCCGCCCCATCCTCACAGCCGCCCTCGAACGCATCATTGATTCTGTCCGCTCCTAA
- a CDS encoding haloalkane dehalogenase, whose amino-acid sequence MISAEERYEKKTTEVLGKSMAYVEVGSGDPIVFLHGNPTSSYLWRNIIPHLEGIGRCIAPDLIGMGDSEKLENPGPESYRFVEHRRYVDALLEQLDVTENVTLVIHDWGSALGFDWANRHRDAVRGIAYMESIVMPLTWDQWPKAATAPFKGFRSPAGEDMILEKNMFIEQILPTSVLRDLSDEEMAVYRRPFLEPGEDRRPTLTWPRQIPLEGEPEDVVEIVRNYGTWLSECDVPKLFLDSEPGAILRGDARDFCRSWANTSEVTIKGIHFVQEDSPDEIGLAIADWMEKI is encoded by the coding sequence ATGATCTCGGCCGAAGAACGCTACGAGAAGAAGACGACGGAGGTCCTGGGCAAGAGCATGGCCTATGTCGAGGTTGGAAGCGGCGACCCGATCGTCTTCCTTCACGGCAACCCCACCTCGTCCTACCTGTGGCGCAACATCATTCCGCACCTGGAAGGCATCGGCCGTTGTATCGCGCCTGATCTCATCGGGATGGGCGACTCGGAAAAGCTCGAGAACCCGGGGCCGGAGAGCTACCGCTTCGTCGAGCACCGCCGGTACGTGGATGCCTTGCTGGAGCAGCTCGACGTCACCGAGAACGTGACGCTCGTCATCCACGATTGGGGCTCCGCCCTCGGCTTCGACTGGGCCAACCGTCATCGCGATGCAGTGCGCGGCATCGCCTACATGGAGAGTATCGTCATGCCGCTCACCTGGGACCAATGGCCGAAGGCGGCCACTGCGCCCTTCAAGGGCTTTCGCTCGCCCGCAGGTGAAGACATGATCCTCGAGAAGAACATGTTCATCGAACAGATCCTGCCCACCTCGGTGCTACGCGATCTGAGCGACGAAGAGATGGCGGTCTACCGCCGACCCTTCCTCGAGCCCGGCGAAGACCGTCGCCCCACCCTCACCTGGCCACGGCAGATTCCGCTCGAAGGAGAACCGGAAGACGTGGTCGAGATCGTTCGCAACTACGGAACGTGGCTCTCGGAATGCGACGTACCGAAACTCTTCCTGGATTCGGAGCCCGGCGCCATCTTGCGCGGCGACGCGCGGGATTTCTGTCGCAGCTGGGCGAACACCAGCGAGGTGACGATCAAGGGCATCCACTTCGTCCAGGAAGACTCCCCGGACGAAATCGGCCTAGCGATCGCGGACTGGATGGAGAAGATCTAG
- a CDS encoding ABC transporter permease produces the protein MIRNGVERLGGRTIGVISELGRFARFGGWIVSGFLRPPFRPWRVVREAYDSGVLSLAIVCASGLAVGLVLSLQLYNVLVRFGAEESLGAVIGLTLIRELGPVLTGLLVTGRAGSAMAAEIGMMVATEQIDGMRTMAVDPLKFVVVPKAVALTLSMPLLSALFIVAAIFGGYLVGVQLLGLETGTYFGSLENAVVFRTDVVGSALKALLFGALVALIATFRGFTTGRSTAEVSASTTATVVTGSVCILLADYIFTALWGF, from the coding sequence ATGATCCGCAATGGCGTCGAGCGCCTCGGTGGACGCACGATCGGCGTCATTTCCGAGCTGGGCCGGTTCGCCCGTTTCGGAGGTTGGATCGTCAGCGGATTCCTCCGCCCGCCCTTCCGTCCCTGGCGCGTCGTACGCGAGGCCTACGACAGCGGGGTACTCTCCCTCGCGATCGTCTGCGCGTCGGGCCTGGCGGTGGGCCTGGTCCTGAGCCTGCAGCTCTACAACGTGCTGGTCCGCTTCGGCGCGGAGGAATCCCTGGGCGCGGTGATCGGGCTTACCCTGATCCGTGAGCTTGGCCCGGTGCTCACCGGCCTTCTCGTCACCGGCCGGGCGGGCTCGGCCATGGCGGCAGAAATCGGCATGATGGTGGCGACCGAGCAGATCGACGGCATGCGCACCATGGCCGTCGACCCGTTGAAGTTCGTGGTCGTACCGAAGGCGGTGGCGCTCACGCTCTCGATGCCATTGCTCTCGGCGCTCTTCATCGTGGCTGCGATCTTCGGCGGCTACCTGGTCGGCGTGCAGCTGCTGGGCCTCGAAACCGGCACCTACTTCGGCAGCCTCGAGAACGCCGTCGTATTCAGGACGGATGTGGTCGGCAGCGCGCTGAAGGCTCTGCTCTTCGGTGCCCTCGTTGCCCTGATTGCCACCTTCCGCGGCTTCACGACCGGACGCAGCACGGCGGAAGTGAGTGCATCGACCACCGCCACGGTGGTCACCGGCTCGGTCTGCATCTTGCTGGCCGATTACATCTTCACTGCCCTCTGGGGCTTCTAG
- a CDS encoding sodium:proton antiporter, producing the protein MDLFNVAALLITFSALFAWLNQRTLRLPTTIGVMAIALVFSLGLLALGRLGLASPEWFDWFQEVEFAPTLLDGMLGFLLFAGALHVDLGDLREQRWVVSFLATLGVLLSTLLIAVSSWALFGAIGLQLPWAACLAFGALISPTDPIAVLAVLKQAGVPKSLETKITGESLFNDGVGLVVFLVVVGMATQEGGFEPSAALGLLLQEAVGGVALGLVLGSLAYGMLRSVDSPQVEVLITLALVTGGYALAHAMHTSGPLAMVAAGLLIGNHGRRFAMSDRTRDNLDTFWELVDEILNAVLFVMIGFELLLLDYTPARLVAGLLAIPVVLSARAIAVGAGVSLLRIRRTFSPHAVKIMAWGGLRGGISVALALRLPAGPERDVIVSTTYTVVAFSILVQGLTLGPFVRRLYRNRA; encoded by the coding sequence ATGGATCTCTTCAACGTCGCTGCGCTGTTGATCACTTTCTCCGCCCTGTTCGCCTGGTTGAACCAGCGAACCTTGCGGCTGCCGACCACGATCGGGGTGATGGCCATCGCCCTGGTGTTCTCCCTGGGCTTGCTCGCCCTCGGGCGGCTTGGCCTTGCCTCGCCCGAGTGGTTCGACTGGTTCCAGGAAGTGGAGTTCGCGCCGACGCTCCTGGATGGCATGCTGGGCTTCCTGCTCTTCGCCGGGGCGCTTCACGTGGACCTCGGCGACCTGCGAGAGCAGCGCTGGGTCGTGTCCTTCCTGGCGACCTTGGGTGTGCTTCTCTCCACCCTGCTGATCGCCGTTTCCTCCTGGGCGTTGTTTGGTGCCATCGGTCTTCAACTCCCGTGGGCGGCCTGTCTCGCCTTCGGCGCGTTGATTTCACCGACGGATCCCATCGCCGTACTCGCTGTGTTGAAGCAGGCCGGCGTACCCAAGAGCCTCGAAACCAAGATCACCGGCGAATCGCTCTTCAACGATGGCGTCGGCCTGGTCGTTTTCCTGGTGGTGGTGGGCATGGCTACGCAGGAGGGTGGCTTCGAGCCGTCGGCGGCGCTGGGTTTGTTGCTCCAGGAGGCGGTCGGCGGTGTGGCCCTGGGTCTCGTTCTGGGCTCGCTGGCCTACGGGATGCTCCGAAGTGTCGACAGCCCCCAGGTCGAGGTCTTGATCACGTTGGCGCTCGTGACCGGTGGTTATGCACTCGCGCATGCGATGCACACCAGTGGGCCGCTCGCGATGGTGGCCGCAGGTCTGCTGATCGGGAATCACGGTCGCCGCTTCGCCATGAGCGACAGGACGCGCGACAACCTGGATACGTTCTGGGAACTCGTAGACGAGATCCTGAATGCGGTCTTGTTCGTGATGATCGGTTTCGAACTCTTGTTGCTCGACTACACGCCGGCGCGACTGGTCGCCGGGCTGCTGGCGATTCCGGTGGTGCTCAGCGCCCGCGCGATTGCCGTGGGAGCGGGTGTATCGTTGCTTCGAATCCGGCGGACCTTCAGCCCCCACGCGGTGAAGATCATGGCCTGGGGAGGGCTTCGGGGCGGGATTTCCGTCGCGCTGGCACTGCGGCTTCCGGCTGGCCCCGAGCGAGACGTGATCGTGTCCACGACCTACACGGTCGTGGCGTTTTCCATTCTCGTTCAGGGGCTGACGCTAGGGCCGTTCGTTCGGCGGCTTTATCGGAACCGCGCGTGA
- a CDS encoding VacJ family lipoprotein, whose translation MMRSPQRRTSKAARAGAICLALSWSLACASTPPDPYQGFNKNVFAFNEGLDRIVLEPVAKGWDFVLPGFAKTGVGNFFDNLRMIRTMLNDLLQGKPGRSGADLGRFAVNTTVGIVGLFDPATPMGIPHYEEDFGQTLGVWGLGPGPYFQVPFFGPYSGRDLAAFPLDFVSVPSAYGITVIDIINTRAAYLDEIAENRESALDYYVFVRNAYLQNRQRRVMDGEEAAGDDDEDFYDLDELDDDELDAGEEEDTDSGASLD comes from the coding sequence ATGATGCGGTCGCCCCAGCGTCGAACGAGCAAGGCTGCCCGTGCGGGCGCGATCTGCCTCGCCCTCTCCTGGAGTCTTGCCTGTGCCAGCACCCCACCGGACCCCTACCAGGGTTTCAACAAGAACGTCTTTGCATTCAACGAAGGCCTGGATCGGATCGTTCTCGAGCCGGTGGCGAAGGGTTGGGATTTCGTCCTGCCTGGATTCGCGAAGACCGGTGTCGGGAATTTCTTCGACAACCTCCGGATGATCCGCACCATGCTGAACGATCTCCTGCAGGGGAAGCCGGGCCGGAGCGGAGCCGACCTGGGGCGTTTCGCGGTCAACACCACCGTCGGAATCGTGGGTTTGTTCGATCCTGCGACGCCGATGGGAATTCCCCACTACGAAGAAGATTTCGGCCAGACGCTGGGTGTCTGGGGGCTTGGACCGGGGCCCTATTTCCAGGTTCCCTTCTTCGGCCCCTATTCCGGGCGTGATCTGGCCGCTTTTCCGTTGGATTTCGTGAGCGTTCCGAGCGCCTACGGCATCACAGTGATCGACATCATCAATACCCGGGCGGCGTACCTCGATGAGATTGCGGAGAACCGGGAATCCGCGCTTGACTACTATGTCTTCGTCCGAAATGCCTACCTCCAGAACAGGCAACGACGGGTCATGGACGGTGAAGAAGCGGCCGGGGATGACGATGAAGACTTCTATGATCTCGATGAACTGGACGACGATGAGCTGGATGCAGGCGAAGAAGAAGACACGGATTCGGGCGCGTCGCTCGATTGA
- a CDS encoding type IV pilus twitching motility protein PilT has translation MGVEKGASDIHVHSGTPLRLRLHGSFEQIDDTPMDKDTAEAMILAALTDEQRATFLERGELDFAYEIPDLGRFRANIFRQQRGTDGVFRHIPISPPSLDELGLPSGLAKFTNYHQGLVLVTGPANCGKSSTLAAMVDIINTERLEHILAIEDPVEYVHPSKRCVVNQRNVGGHTESFARALRGALREDPDVIVIGELRDLETVSLALTAAETGHLVLGTLHTNNTIRTVNRLVGVFPAEQQEQIRNMVSESLRAVVSQRLVRQADGQGRAPALEILVNNRAIGNLIRENKTFQIGSMLQTGATQGMCLLDQSLNELVQSGRVTREEAIKHCEDPRKIQGG, from the coding sequence ATGGGTGTGGAAAAGGGCGCCAGCGACATCCATGTCCACAGCGGGACCCCCCTTCGCCTGCGACTCCACGGCAGCTTCGAACAGATCGATGACACACCGATGGACAAGGACACGGCAGAGGCCATGATCCTCGCTGCGCTGACCGATGAGCAGCGGGCGACCTTCCTGGAACGCGGCGAACTCGACTTTGCCTACGAGATCCCGGACCTCGGCCGCTTCCGCGCCAATATCTTCCGTCAGCAGCGAGGTACGGATGGCGTCTTCCGCCACATTCCGATCTCGCCGCCGTCTCTCGACGAGCTCGGGCTGCCCTCCGGGCTGGCCAAGTTCACGAACTACCATCAGGGCCTGGTCCTCGTGACCGGCCCTGCGAACTGCGGGAAATCCTCCACGTTGGCTGCGATGGTGGACATCATCAACACGGAGCGCCTCGAACATATCCTCGCGATCGAGGATCCGGTCGAGTACGTGCATCCCTCGAAACGTTGCGTCGTGAACCAACGCAACGTCGGCGGCCATACCGAATCCTTCGCGCGCGCCTTGCGAGGCGCCCTGCGCGAGGACCCGGATGTGATCGTGATCGGCGAGCTGCGCGATCTCGAAACCGTTTCGTTGGCATTGACGGCAGCGGAGACCGGCCACCTCGTGCTCGGCACCCTGCACACGAACAACACGATCCGTACCGTGAACCGGTTGGTCGGCGTCTTCCCGGCGGAGCAGCAGGAACAGATCCGCAACATGGTCTCCGAATCCCTGCGCGCCGTGGTCTCCCAGCGGCTGGTTCGGCAGGCCGACGGCCAGGGACGCGCCCCGGCCCTCGAGATCCTCGTCAACAACCGGGCGATCGGGAACCTGATCCGCGAGAACAAGACGTTCCAGATCGGGTCGATGTTGCAGACGGGCGCAACCCAGGGGATGTGCCTGCTCGATCAATCCCTCAACGAGTTGGTCCAGAGCGGCAGGGTCACGCGGGAAGAAGCCATCAAGCATTGTGAAGACCCCCGCAAGATTCAGGGTGGGTAG
- a CDS encoding 3-deoxy-7-phosphoheptulonate synthase: MIFQTDDLRIRELRPLIPPAILFEELPLGESSSRTVAEGRKQITRILRGEDDRLVVVVGPCSVHDPEAALEYADRLVPVAERFAGELCVVMRVYFEKPRTTVGWKGLINDPHLDETFAINDGLRKARRFLLEVAERGLPAGSEFLDPISPQFIADLVSWGAIGARTSESQVHRELASGLSMPVGIKNATTGNVQVAIDAMGSALHPHHFLSVTKQGVAAIVATAGNEDTHVILRGGAAGPNYEESAIAEVLVALEKASLPGRVMIDCSHGNSHKDHERQPDVAKDLARQIAAGSRAIIGLMLESFLVDGRQNYSTDGSLPRGMSITDACMSWERTEPLFEILAEAVKSRRAGSS; this comes from the coding sequence ATGATCTTCCAGACCGATGACCTGCGGATTCGTGAGCTCCGCCCCTTGATTCCGCCCGCGATCCTCTTCGAGGAGCTTCCCCTCGGGGAGAGCAGCTCCCGAACGGTCGCCGAGGGCCGCAAGCAGATCACCCGCATTCTGCGCGGAGAAGACGACCGGCTCGTCGTCGTCGTTGGCCCCTGCTCGGTCCACGATCCCGAAGCGGCCCTGGAGTACGCCGACCGGCTCGTGCCGGTCGCCGAGCGTTTCGCGGGTGAGCTGTGCGTTGTGATGCGCGTCTATTTCGAAAAGCCGCGTACGACAGTCGGCTGGAAGGGTCTGATCAACGATCCCCACCTCGACGAGACCTTCGCCATCAACGACGGCTTGCGAAAGGCGCGCCGCTTCCTGCTCGAGGTGGCCGAACGCGGATTGCCGGCGGGTAGTGAGTTCCTCGATCCGATCTCGCCCCAATTCATTGCCGACCTGGTTTCCTGGGGTGCGATCGGCGCTCGAACCTCGGAGAGTCAGGTACACCGGGAGCTTGCCTCCGGCCTCTCGATGCCGGTGGGAATCAAGAATGCCACGACCGGAAACGTGCAGGTTGCCATCGATGCGATGGGTTCAGCACTCCATCCTCACCACTTCCTCTCGGTCACGAAGCAAGGTGTGGCGGCGATCGTTGCGACGGCTGGCAACGAGGACACCCACGTGATTCTTCGCGGCGGTGCAGCGGGGCCGAATTACGAGGAGAGCGCCATCGCGGAGGTTCTCGTGGCTCTGGAAAAGGCGAGCCTGCCCGGGCGCGTGATGATCGATTGCAGCCATGGCAACAGCCACAAGGATCACGAGCGCCAGCCCGACGTCGCCAAGGATCTGGCCCGTCAGATCGCGGCGGGATCCCGGGCCATCATCGGACTGATGCTGGAGAGCTTCCTCGTCGACGGTCGCCAGAACTATTCGACGGACGGAAGCCTACCCCGCGGCATGAGCATCACCGACGCCTGCATGAGCTGGGAGCGCACCGAGCCCTTGTTCGAGATCCTGGCGGAAGCGGTGAAGAGCCGGCGCGCCGGAAGCTCCTGA
- the mlaD gene encoding outer membrane lipid asymmetry maintenance protein MlaD, giving the protein MQSHPGRDLVVGLFVLAGIGALAYLSTQLGGLTFKGEGGFTLRATFDEIGGLSERSPVVISGVPVGQVVAITLDDDLRAAVELDVEVGLELPTDTSASIRTSGLLGDQFIALEPGGEDKLLEAGDILSFTESALNFEKLIGTFVHDAGLGGSE; this is encoded by the coding sequence ATGCAGAGCCATCCCGGCCGCGACCTCGTCGTCGGCCTGTTCGTTCTGGCCGGTATCGGTGCCCTCGCCTACCTCTCGACCCAGCTCGGGGGGCTGACCTTCAAGGGCGAGGGCGGCTTCACCCTGCGAGCGACGTTCGACGAGATCGGAGGCCTTTCGGAGCGTTCACCCGTCGTCATCTCCGGTGTTCCGGTGGGCCAGGTCGTCGCGATCACACTGGACGACGATCTTCGCGCAGCCGTAGAACTGGATGTCGAAGTGGGGCTGGAATTGCCGACCGATACCTCTGCGTCGATCCGGACATCGGGCTTGCTCGGGGATCAGTTCATCGCCCTCGAACCCGGCGGTGAAGACAAGTTGCTCGAAGCCGGTGATATCCTTTCGTTCACCGAGAGCGCGCTGAACTTCGAGAAGCTGATCGGCACCTTCGTCCATGACGCCGGCCTGGGAGGGAGTGAATGA
- a CDS encoding DUF2817 domain-containing protein: protein MTRSIDPTAHFPGDYRQAREAFLSAAESAGARLTSHVLDVRGEDGSELALETAALGPAIPDSLLVVSSGIHGVEGRAGSALQHLLLTRPAACGGLPPKMGLLLVHALNPWGFDAGRRVNEHNVDLNRNFLRHPEEHEVRPDYERLKAHLNPVRLDDEADARARQALTAFAHEHGGARLQQALSAGQHAHPTGTQYGGQEAEPGNQLLRKIAREATGGVTRAAWIDVHTGLGPHGEPELITELPPSDPIYHRGRAWYGDAFRSTATGESVSASLSGVIEVGLCDEADPGCELTPFTAEFGTYPPERVFWALRADNWLHHHGDRASAHGRAIRSELQEMFSPADRRWQSAVLEAGTQVVRQARDGLLRDGLEAKT from the coding sequence ATGACGCGATCCATCGACCCCACTGCGCATTTCCCGGGCGACTACCGCCAGGCACGAGAAGCCTTTCTTTCCGCCGCGGAGAGCGCCGGCGCTCGTTTGACATCTCATGTTCTCGATGTACGCGGTGAAGATGGAAGCGAGCTGGCCCTCGAGACGGCGGCTCTCGGCCCGGCGATTCCAGACTCGCTCCTCGTCGTGAGCTCGGGCATCCACGGAGTGGAAGGCCGCGCGGGGAGTGCACTACAGCACCTCCTCCTCACACGGCCGGCGGCCTGTGGTGGCCTGCCTCCCAAGATGGGCCTGCTGCTCGTCCACGCCCTCAACCCCTGGGGCTTCGACGCGGGCCGACGCGTGAACGAGCACAACGTCGATCTGAACCGGAATTTCCTCCGCCATCCCGAGGAACACGAGGTTCGCCCGGATTACGAGAGGTTGAAGGCTCATCTCAACCCGGTTCGCCTGGATGACGAGGCCGACGCGCGGGCCCGGCAGGCGCTTACCGCCTTCGCACACGAGCACGGCGGCGCCCGCTTGCAACAAGCCTTGTCGGCCGGGCAACACGCCCATCCAACCGGCACCCAGTACGGCGGCCAGGAAGCGGAGCCGGGCAATCAACTGCTGCGCAAGATCGCGCGGGAGGCCACGGGCGGCGTGACTCGCGCCGCGTGGATCGATGTCCACACCGGCCTCGGCCCCCATGGCGAACCCGAGCTCATCACGGAGCTGCCTCCCTCGGATCCGATCTATCACCGCGGCCGGGCCTGGTATGGCGACGCTTTTCGCAGCACGGCCACCGGCGAGTCGGTATCGGCCTCGCTTTCCGGCGTCATCGAGGTCGGCCTCTGCGATGAAGCCGATCCGGGCTGCGAGCTCACGCCTTTCACGGCGGAGTTCGGCACCTACCCGCCGGAGCGTGTGTTCTGGGCCCTGCGTGCCGACAACTGGCTCCATCATCACGGCGACCGCGCCTCCGCTCATGGACGTGCCATCCGCAGCGAGCTGCAGGAGATGTTCTCTCCAGCGGATCGCCGCTGGCAGAGCGCGGTCCTGGAAGCCGGCACACAGGTCGTCCGCCAGGCACGCGATGGCCTCCTACGAGATGGGCTTGAGGCCAAGACCTGA